AAACCCTACGCGCTTAGATTTTTTTCGAAAGCGATGAAATGCGTTAATTTTCCTTTTATATTAAAAACCGGCGAAGCATTGATTTTACATTTATAAACTCGGCCGTCTTTTCTGTAGTTTTGAATTGTTTTTTCAAACGGGATTTGCAATTTAACTGCTTCTCTCATTTCTTCTACAGCAGTTTTACACGTTGTTGGTCCCTGAAACATTCTAGGTGTTTTCCCAAGAACCTCTTCTTCTTTGTAACCCGTCATTTTTTTTAGTCCATTTGAAGCAAAAACAATTTTGAGATCTACGTCTGTAACCAAAACAACTTCGTCCTGAATTCGATCTTTAATATCAAGATTAACGTCATTCCAGGCAAATTGATCCGAAATCTTTTTCATTTTCTTCAAATCAGTCAAAACAGCTTTTAGTTCTCTCAAATATTCACAATGAAATTCCCATGCCATAATTGGCAGTGAATGACGACTTGAAGCTTCTTCAAATTTATTACTTTTCATTATAAATGATTCGTGTTAGTTTAACCTTTCTCTCAAAGATAGAAAGAAAATTCGTCACAAAACAATAAAAAACACGATTTAACGATAGATTAATTTAATCAAAAGGTAAATTTAAGCTGTACAACAACCGCCTTTTTTTCTTCGGTATTTAGATTACTTAACGAAATCCCGAGCAATCGAACAGAATCTTTCATACGTTCCTGATACAATAATTCTTCTACTGTTTCTATAATCAGACTTTTATCTGAGATAAAATAAGGCAAGGTTTTGCTTCTTGTTTGTTGTGTAAAATCACTGTATTTAATTTTTAGAGTTACAGTTTTTCCGGAGATATTGTGTTTTTTTAGTCGTCTTTCTAATGAAACGGCAATTTTATCAAGTTGTTCCAACATAAAAATCTCCGAAGATAAATTCACATCAAAAGTATGTTCTGCCGCAACAGATTTGGTAATTCGGTTTGATTTTACTTCACTATTATGGATTCCTCGAACCACTTTATAATAAAAAGCTCCAGATTTTCCGAAGTGTTTCTCCAAAAATTCCAGCGATTTACTTTTTAAATCTGTTCCGGTAAAAATTCCCAATTGGTACATTTTTTCCGTCGTCACTTTTCCAACGCCGTAAAACTTCCTGATTGGTAATTCTTCCAGAAAAGCCTCGACTTCATCCGGATTTACCGTTTTTTGTCCGTTTGGTTTGTTATAATCACTAGCAATTTTGGCTACAAATTTATTTACCGAAATTCCCGCTGAAGCTGAAATTCCAACTTCATTCAAAATTCGCATTCTGATTTCCTGCGCAAGCAAACTGGCACTTGGATTTCCTTTTTTATTCTGAGTTACATCAAGATAAGCTTCGTCAAGCGAAAGTGGCTCAACCAAATCTGTATATTCGTGAAAAATCTGATGAATTTTATTCGAAATCTCTTTGTATCGATCAAATCTTGGGCGAACAAAGATAATTTCTGGACAATATTTTTTAGCTAAAACACCACTTATAGCACTTCGGACTCCAAATTTTCTTGCTTCATAACTTGCTGCCGAAACTACTCCTCTATTTTCTGAACCACCAACAGCAACGGGTTTTCCGCGCAAAGCAGGATTATCCATTTGCTCTACCGAAGCATAAAAAGCATCCATATCAATATGGATAATTTTTCGATATGTTGGCGCATCTGACATTATGCAAATTTAAATAGTAAAGCATTAATAAGAATGCTGTTAATAGTTATAAATCGTATCAATTTTTAAAGATTCTCAACTTAATGATCTCAAACAAATCATTTTCTTTATTTTTGTACTTCTACACGAAATAATATAAAATGCGAACATTTGTTATAGGCGACATACACGGCGGATTACTAGCGCTTGAACAAGTGATGAAAAGAGCCGAAATTACTACCCAGGATACTTTGATATTCTTAGGCGATTATGTTGATGGATGGAGCCAGTCGCCACAAGTAATTGATTTTCTGATTGACTTAAAAAGCAAACAAAATTGTATTTGCATTAAAGGAAATCATGATGATTTACTACTGTCATGGTTTAGAAATGAAACTGAAGAAATTGACGAAACTTCGTGGTACAAACACGGTGGTGAAGCAACTGTAAAGGCTTACGAAAAAGTAACTCCCGAAACAATCAAAATTCATATTGCATTTTTAGAATCACTGGAAGATTACTATCTGGACGAAGAAAACCGTTTGTATGTACACGCAGGTTTTACAAACGTGAATGGTATAACGTATGAATATTTCCCTAAATTATTCTTTTGGGACAGAACATTGTGGGAAACGGCACTTTCATTAGATCCAAATCTTAAAGAAGGCGACTTATTTTATCCTAAACGCTTTACTTTATACAAAGAAATCTTTATTGGACATACGCCTGTAACCCGAATTGGTGAAACCGTTCCTGTTCAAAAAGCCAATGTCTGGAATGTAGATACCGGCGCGGCTTTTAAGGGTCCGCTAACAATGATGAATGTCGAAACCAAAGAGTTCTATCAAAGCGATCCGTTAAATGAATTGTATTTCGACGAAAAAGGTAGGAATTAATCTATAAAAGGCTATTTTTGCACTTTAAAAAAAATAATTAATATTTAAGTTTTATGAAAAAGATCATCACACTTTTGTTTTTAGTATCATTTGGAATTACACAAGCGCAACAAGCTTTTAAAGGAAAAGGCGATATTAAAGTTAACGTAGGGGCGAATCTTCAAGATGGTGGTTCAGGAATTCAAGGATCAGTTGATTTTGGTTTAGGAGAAAATTTCTCTTTTGGTTTTGTTGCTAATTATTTATTAGGCGTTGATAATTTTAATGGTTTTTACCACAATAACCCAACTCCATACACTGATAAAAAACCAGATTTCAGCGATCGTTTTGATGCTAAAGCAAGAATTAATGCAAATTTAAGCAGCGTTATTGGTGTTGAACAACTAGATGTATATCCTGGTTTAAGTTTAGGATTACACAATTTTGGTGGACATGTTGGTGGTCGTTACTTTTTTACTGACGGATTTGGTGTTTTCACAGAAATTGGATTCCCAATTGCAAAATATGGTAGTAATAATGATGTATTCGATCATTTAAATAATCAAACTACTTTTAGTTTAGGAGCTTCTTTTAATTTATAAGAGTTTTTAACCGCAAAGTGCGCGAAGTTTTACGCAAAGTTCGCAATGTATTTCTCGCAAAGTCGCAGAGACGCAAAGCTTTTTAAATAATAAAAACCGCCTGATTTGGCGGTTTTTTTATTCTAATGAATTCAAGTGTCATCCTGAGCGAAGTCGAAGGCTTGCCAATTGTAACGGGGCTTCGACTTCGCTCAACCTGACAAAACAAAAAAACCGCTCAAATGAGCGGTTTTTGTTTTGTATAAAATATCCGTGAATTATTTGCTTAGCAAAATACTCCAATCTGCTCCGCTGTAGATTTTATATTTTTCAGAGAAACTTCCTTGATTTACTGCTAATGAAAAATTCAAAAGACTGTTAAAATAACAAACATCTGTACCAACCTGAACTTCTCCAAAAGTGTGTACCAATTTTAATTTTCCATCATAAACCTTTTTAGTTCCTTTGAAAATCTGGATTTTAACGATATCTCCAGCTTTCAAATCTAAATTCGCAAAAGTCTTTTTGTCAATATTTGTCCAAACGTTTCCGTATTGAATATCTAAAATTGGAATTCCGCCTTTTATAATTCCTTTTTCGAAAACCGGTTTTTGATATTCGATTTTTACTACTTCGTTTGGTAATTTTGGTCCAACTTCTTCAAACGTAATTGTTTTTGATGCTAAACGTGCTCCGGTAAAAGCGTACACATCGCGACCGTGAAATGTATAAGATTCATTTGAATTCTGACGACGGTTTTTTACTTCGTCAATTTCACGAACTTCCTGAATCCCTAATTGTTCTGCGATCAAAGTTAAAGTTCCGTTATCCGGCGTTACAAAATAGTGTCCTGATTTGGTCAATAAAACAACTGAATGTCTTGAAGTACCAACTCCCGGATCACAAACTGAAACAAAAACAGTTCCTGCAGGATAATATTGTGCCGTTTGAGACAAACGATATGCTGCTTCCCAAATATTAAATGCAGGGATTTCATGAGTTACATCAAATATTTTCAAATCGGTTGAAACTCCCATCGCAACCCCTTTCATAGCAGATACTGCTCCATCTTTCAAACCAAAATCTGATTGAAAAACCAATACGTTATTTTGTGAAAAACCATTAAATGTAATAGCACACAAAAAAAGTAATAATCGTAATTTCATTTTTTCTCTTTTTAAATTTTCAGCAAAGATATTTCATAAAACTTGAAAATTGACACGTTGAACTTATAAAAAACATCATTTTATAAATCGATTTTAATTATTTACAATTACATTTGCATTTTATTCATAAGTCTATATAAATACTAGACAATTACTTTTCATTTCTTCCATTTGAAGAAGAATCATTACATCATATTCAAAACCAAATTCACCAATGAGAAAAAAATTACAAATTGTGCTAACCGCAATTCTCACTCTATCGAGTACTTTGTTTTTTGCACAAAATCACGAGATAAAAGGAACAATTACAAATGAAAGCGGAAATCCGTTGGAATTTGCGACTGTTCTTATCAAAGGAACTCAAACTAATACGACAACCGATGCTTTAGGAAAATTTACTGTAACTGCTGCAACAAATAACCCTACGCTTATCGTATCGCTATTTGGCTATCAAACGAAAGAATTGGTGGCAAAAGATCATTTTGTTGATGTACAATTGGCTTTGGAAAACAATAGTCTTGACGAAATTGTAGTTGTAGGAAGTAGAAATCCTAAGAAAAGTAAACTTGAAACTGCAGTTCCTGTTGATGTTGTGAACTTGGCTAAAATCAGAAATATAACGCCACAGACTACTACAAACGATATTTTGACGTATATGATTCCGTCTTTTAATTCAAACAGACAATCTTCATCGGATGGAACGGAACATATTGATCCGGCTTCTTTGAGAGGTTTAGGTCCTGATCAGGTTTTGGTTTTGGTAAATGGAAAAAGAAGACATACTACTTCATTGGTAAATTATCAAAATACGGTTGGAAACGGTTCTGTTGGTACAGATTTAAGTGCGATTCCGGCTTCGTCAATAAAACGTATTGAAGTTTTGCGCGATGGTGCGGCAGCTCAATATGGTTCTGATGCGATTGCGGGTGTAATCAATTTGGTTTTAAAAGATAACGCGGGTCTTGAAGTGAACGCAACTTATGGTTCAACATCTCGAGATGATGGCCAGACTACAAATGTGAACTTAAACTACGGAGCGAAAATTGGAAATAAAGGTGGTTTTATCAACTTAACCGGAGAATTTAATAATCGTGAAAAGACAAATCGTTCTCAAAATAACAACCTGATTATCTTTGATCAATCGGCACAAGGAAATTTCTTTGCTTATGATTTTGCTGAAAATCCGGCGCAATCTCGTCAAATTGATGATGATTTATTAGCTCAAAACGGGTTGAAACGTGATGATTTCAATTTTCAGATTGGAGATGCAAAAATCAAAAACATTCAGGGATTCTTTAATACTTCTATTCCGTTAAACGATCAAATCGAATTTTATGCTTTTGGCGGCGTGAGTCACAGAAACGGAACGGGTTACGGTTTTAGACGTTTACCAAGCGAAACTGAAAATGTTGTTACTTCTATTTTCCCTTTCGGATTTCAACCGGAACTAAATTCTGTTGTAACGGATCTTTCGTCTTCTGTAGGTTTTAAATTTAAGTTTGGAGAATGGAAACTGGACGTGAGTAATACTATTGGTGAAAACAAGTTTATTTACGATGTATCGAACACAAACAACGTTTCCTTAGGTGACAATAGTCCAACAGATTTTAAGGCCGGAAATCACTCGTTTTTGCAAAACACAGTTAATGCCGATATTTCTCGATTGTATAAAGATGTTTTTCATGGTTTGAATGTTGCTTTTGGTGGTGAATATCGTTTTGAAAAATACAAAATTGTTCCAGGCGAAGAAGCTTCATATATTGACGGCGGAGCGCAATCATTCCCTGGATTTTCTCCTTTGAATGCTGTAAACGAAAACAGAAACAGCGTTGGCGTTTATGCTGATGTTGAAGCTGACGTTACCGAGAAATTATTAATTGGGATTGCAGGTCGCTACGAAGATTTTACTGATTTTGGAAATACTATTAACGGAAAATTATCTGCGAGATATAAAATCTTAGACAATCTTTTTGTTCGTGGCGCTATTAGTACAGGTTTTAGAGCACCATCTTTACACCAACAATTCTTCAATAACATCGCAACAGATGTTGTTGACGGACAACTCCTAAATTCAGGTATTTTTAGAAATGACAGCCAAGTTGCTAAAGAACTGGGAATTCCTAAATTGAAAGAGGAGACTTCAAGGAACTATAGTTTTGGTATTGTTTTTTCTCCAACAAAAAAATTACATATCACGGCTGATTATTACCATATTAGAATTGACAACAGAATTATCCTTACAGGAAATTTAGGAAATGATGCTTACGGAGAACCTGTTCCGGCGCTTCGTGATTTGTTTGCTCAATATGGCGCTCAAACGGGTCGCTTCTTTACGAATGCAATCAACACAACTACAAACGGAGTCGATGTTGTTATTGATTATGACTTGAATGTTGGTCCGGGAAAAATGAATCTTTCGCTATTGTACAACTACAATGATAACAAAGTTGATGATAAATTGAATAATATTCCGCCTTTGTTTATTGGTCAGGAAGATGTGTATTATGGTCCGCAGGAAAGAAGTTTGATCGAATCGAATACGCCTAAACATAAAGGTACTTTCGCAATTAATTATAGTTTAACGAAATGGAATTTCTTATTGAGAAACACTTATTTCGGCGAAGTAATTCGTGATGGTTTCCCTTTTGGAGGAATCCAGAAACATAACGGAAAAGTGGTTACTGATTTAACTGTTGCTTATAAATTAACTCCAAAAATTCAGATTGCTTTGGGAGCAAATAACTTATTTGATATTTTCCCGGACAAACAAATTTACGAAAACAGCTACTACGGAGTATTTAAATATGCGCCGGTTCAAATGGGAACTACCGGAGCTTATTACTTTGGACGTATGAGTTTTACACTATAATATTTAACCGCAAAGCGCGCAAAGTTATACGCTAAGTTCGCTGGTAAATTTCTCGCAAAGTCGCAGAGACGCAAAGTTTTTCATATATGACGAAACCGCCTTAATGGGCGGTTTTTGTTTTTAATAGCATCATAAACTAAGAAAAAATCTGTGTAAATCTGCGTTTTCGCAAAGCGAATCTGCATCATCCGCGTTCCTTTCAACAATTTACTTTGTAGAAGTTCGCTAGTAAATTTCTCGCAAAGACGCGAAGTCTCAAAGGTTTTGTCATTTCGACCGGAGGGAGAAATCACACAAGAAACTCCGCAATAGTCGACGCCAATCTTTGTAGATTTACTAGTGTGATTTCTCGTTCCTCGAAATGACAAACTAGACGACTAATCATTGACTTTAAATAAAAAACCTTTGTGACTTCGTGTCTTTGCGAGATTATAACTTCATAAAAAAGCCTCGCAAATTGCGAGGCTCTTCATTTTTACTAATTTCAATCTAATTACTTCTTAACAAATTTCTTAACGATTCTTTTGTCACCTTTATTCAATTCGATGATATAAATCCCAGTACTCAAGTTGCTTACATCAACAAGATTTCCAGAAAGTTGACCAGTTTTTAATTGCTGACCTAATGTATTTATGATTCTAAATGAATAACCTTCGCTATTTGCAAACGAAACATTCAATTCACCTCCAACCGGATTTGGATATAAAGCAAAACTTGAAGTTTCAACTGTTTCCACTAATCCTGCAGCAATATCTTCACTTGCAATTGCGCCTGAAGCAGTTATGTTTATAGTATAATCTTCTACTTGGCCATAAGAGAAAGATTCACAAGATGTTGGAATTGCATTGTATTTCATCGAAACTCTAAGTCTTGTTGTTCCAAGAGTTGCAGTTGCAGGAATCGTAATTGATCCTGTTGCTGTTGAAGCTGTTGAAGCTGCTTTTGTATAAACAGTTTCGCCTGAATCTGAAAAATCACCATCTTGATTGTAGTCAATAAAAACAGCATATCCTTCGCTGTAAACAGATGAAGTCCATGTTGGCGTAATTGTTATTGTATATGCAGTTCCTCTTGCTGCATTTGTAGAAGTAGCTGTAAAATCTTCATATCCAGTTGTTGCTGTAGAAGTTTTATTGATAGTTCCAAAAACAACTTTAGAGATTCTCTCGTCTGTAGCACTATTTCCTTTTGATGTACAATAAGTAACTGAAGCAGCAGTTGTTGTAACATTTACAGCATTACTTGCTGCTGAAACATTTCCTGCGGCATCTTTGGCTTTAACTGTAAAAGTATAAGCTGTCAAAGCTGTTAATCCCGTTACGGTATAACTTGTTGTTGTAGAAGAACCTTTTAGAGTTGCTCCTTGGTAAATATCATATCCGGTTACAGCTACATTATCTGTAGAAGCTGTCCAAGTCAAATTAGTACTTGATCCTGTTGTTCCAGCTGCAGCAAGAGCTGTTGGAGCACTTGGAGCAACTGTATCTGTAGATCCTGAATATGCAGCTCCAACTCCTACTGCATAAAATGCATTTGTTGTTGCGATAACTTCTGCAGAACCTGCACCGTACAAGTCAATAGCCGATTGGATTCCTGAAGTTCTTGCATTTGCATAAGTAGAGTTCGAAGTTAAATACACACTTTCTAAACGGAAAGCAATTTTTGCTGCTTTGTCAATTGTGATTCCTGTTACGTTATACGCGTTTCCAATATCATTTGTTCCTGATTTACCTACAGACAAAATATAAAACCAGTGATTTAATACGCCAGAGTTGGTATGAACACCACATTGGTCATTGTTATTTGTTGGTGTACAGTTTACGTTTACCCAATAAGTTCCGCCATAAGTGTCCGGCTGTCCTTCAGAATTTGGATCGCTCATTGAACGTAAAGCTAAATGCCCGCTTCTTCTTTCGATATCTTCCCCTACTAACCAAGTCGATTTTGTTGGCGCAGCGCGATATTCGATACAAGCTCCCCAAATATCAGAGAATGCTTCGTTCATCGCTCCGGATTCTTTTTGATAAGCCAAATTTGCAGTATATGTACAAACCGCATGACCAATTTCGTGACCCGCAACATCAAGTGCTGTTAAGATATCAAATCCTCCTGTTCCTGTTCCGTCACCGTAAGTCATAACACTTCCGTTCCAGAATGCGTTATTATTATCCGGATATCCTGCTGCCACTAAGTTATAATGCACATAACTTTTGATTTTTGCTCCGGCATTGTCATAACTGTTTCTTCCGTGTACAGCTGACCAATAATCATAAGTCATTTCAGCTCCCCAATGTGCATCAAGCGCTCCATTATCTTTGTTTGTATTATTATACTCTGCTGCTGTCCAGTTATTATCTGCATCCGTAAAGTTTGTTGTTGGATAAGTCGCTGTTTTTGCCGAATTGTAAGTTTGAACTCCATTTCCGCGAGTACCATCAGATAAAATATACGAAGATCCGCTTAAAGTTGTCTGGATAGTTTGAGTTCCGCTATAACGAGTCGCAGCATTTGCAGCAACAATTGCCATTTTTGAAGTAGCGTTTTTGTTTTGTTCTTTGGCTGCAGCCGAAATAAATCTTCCATGGCTATTTTCGCCCAAATGTTTTATTGTTGCATTATAAAACAAAGCTTCTCCGGTTTGAGCATCGATATAAAGATCTCCACGACTCAATGGTTTTGTGGCATAAATATCAAACTTATAGGCTAAGCGAACTTTATCGGTTTTTCTTTCCTTTCCCTGGTCATCCATTGACGGAAGTAAAACAAGTTCACCTTTTGGTTTTTTATAGTCCATTGCGGCAGCATCTGCAGGAGTTTCCCATAAATACTGTTTTGCTCCTGTGTAGGCAATCGCTTTGTCAAAAGCTGCCTGACTTGACAATTTTGGCGTTGTTTTGACATTTTCGAGTGCATAAAACTCTCCATTCATCGAAACTACTTTTCCGCCTTTGGAGTGAATCGTATAATTCGCAAATTCTACTTTAACTCCTTGTTCATACAATTGAAACTTTTCATGCGTAAAACCTTCTTTGTCTGATTCTTTTTTAACCTTAGAAAAAGACTGATTCTCTTTTAATCCTAATTGTTCCTTGAAAACAGTATTATAATCTGTTTCCTTGTAACTGGATTTTTCACTAAATGTGATTAAACTTGGCTGTCCGTTTTCAGACACACTTTTCTGACTTACTCTTTTGTCGGTATTCTGTGCAAATCCTGATAGCGAAAATGTAAGAATAACAACTGTTCCGGCCATAATTTTTGGTAATTTTCTTTCCATAATAAATGTGGTATTTTAGTTTGGTTAAATGGATTACAAACAAAATATTTAATGTAAGTAAATACTTTATTTCGAGATAAAAGTATTTTATTTCTGTTAGATAATCGATGAAATTTACCTTTAATCGATAAAATACAACATCTTTTACCTAAAATTCACATTTATTTAACAAACCATGAAGATTTCACAAAAAGAAAGGCTTAAAATTGATTATTCTATTGATTTATAATATATTATACGGTAAAAAACCGCGGAGATCCCAATTTTACTGGGAAAAAGAACTTCTTCATTTTTTAATTTTTTCTTACAAAAAAAGACCAGCCTTTTAAAAGCTGGTCTTCGCGAATTTTTGTAAGAAATAAAACTTTATCTAATATCCATTTCCGGAATATCACCTTCAATAATTAATTCAGCTTCTGTTGATGCAATAATATGCTCAACAGAAATACCTGGCGCTCGTTCTAAAAGTTTAAAACCTTTCTCAGTCACTTCCAAAACCGCAAGCTCCGTTACAACCTTTTTTACGCAACCTACGCCTGTTAATGGCAAAGTACACTTTTTTAGTATTTTAGATTCGCCTGATTTATTTACGTGCATCATTGCAACGATAATATTTTCGGCGGAAGCCACTAAATCCATAGCGCCTCCCATTCCTTTTACCATTTTTCCCGGAATCTTCCAGTTTGCAATATCACCATTTTCTGAAACTTCCATTGCTCCCAGAATAGTTAAATCTACTTTTTGACTGCGAATCATTCCAAAACTAAAAGCAGAATCAAAGAAACTCGCTCCCGGCAATGTTGTAATGGTTTGTTTTCCAGCGTTGATAATATCGGCGTCTTCTTCTCCGGCAAAAGGAAATGGTCCCATTCCCAGAACACCGTTTTCACTTTGAAATTCAACCGCAATATCTTCTCTCACATAATTGGCAACCAACGTCGGAATCCCAATTCCAAGATTCACGAAATATCTATCTTTTACTTCTTTTGCAATTCGTTTTGCAATATCTTCTTTTGTTAACATATCTTTATTTAATTTGTTAATGAGGAAATTAGATAATTAGATAATGTCTTTTGTGACGCAATCCAATTAATTATCTAATTATCACATTTTCTAATTATCTAATTCGTTTTTTCATTTTTAGTGAAATAATTCCAAGTCGCTCTCGCTATATCAGCAATTATCTTCTCTGTATCTTCTTTGCTTTCTGTGATGTTTTTTAAAAACACAGAAATTATAAAATGTTTTCCGTTTGGGAGTTTTACAATTCCGATATCGTTCATTGCAACTCTTAAATTAGCGTCATTTGTTCCCGAAATTCCTGTTCTGTGGGCTAATTCAGTATTTTCTGGAAGTCCCGCTTTCAACCACGTAAGTCCTCTTGAAGTTTCTACCATTATCTGATACAAATACTTTGTTGTGGCTTCTTTTAGAATTTCTCCTTTATAGAATTTTTCTAATAACTGAGTTGCCGCCAACGGAGTCGTTGTATTGATATAAAGATTCTTCCAGTTTTTCATTTGTTCTTCGTTGACTTTAATAACGAAGTCTTTTATTCCTTGCTTATTGATAAATTTCTGCACCACTTTTGTGCCGCCAACTAAATCAATAAGTATATCACATCCGTTATTATCGCTATGTGAAACGGTATATCTCAATATTTTATCCAAAGTCAACTTCACATTTCCATCCGGATAATCTTCCTTCATCGGACTCCAGGTATCTTCATGCAAATCTCTCTTTTTAACGAAAATCTCCTGTGTCAATGAAAGCTTGCCTTCATCAACCAAATTCAAAACAGCCAACGCAATATGAAATTTAAAAACACTCATCAAAGGAGCTTTTAAGTTTCCGTTAATACTTAAAGTATCTTTATCTTCAATGCTTTTTATAGATATTCCGACTGTCGCATTTTTACTTGCAATAATCTGATTCAATTGTTGCCGAAGTTCATTTGTTGTTTGAGCAAACATCTGAAAAGACAGAAACGAAAACAGAATTACAGAGAATCTCTTCATTTAGTATGGTTTTTAAGGTTCTTATTTAATTAGAAAATGTGTCAATGAGAAAATTAGATAATTCTTTACTTTATGTAATTGATTATAATAACTTAATTATCAAATCGCAATAAATTATTTTTATCTTGAAAAACATTCAAATTAACCAATTTGAAATTACGTAATATTTCACTTTATATAATACATTATAATAAATTGATTTACAATTATTTTTATAAAAACAAATATTTTAACGCAACATCGTTGCTTTTGTATTTAATAATCAATTTTACAAAAGATTTCAATGATAAAATTGAACAATATGCACAATCTAAACAATTGCTTCATTATCTAATTGACAAATTATCTCATTATCTAATTAAACCCTCTGTCTTACGGTTCTTTGCTCGATTCTCTTCTCAAATTTTTCTCCTTGAAAAATACGTTGTACCATAATTCCCGGAATATGTATTTGATTTGGATCTAATGTTCCAACCGGAACCAATTCTTCA
This genomic window from Flavobacterium sp. 9 contains:
- a CDS encoding M4 family metallopeptidase; the protein is MERKLPKIMAGTVVILTFSLSGFAQNTDKRVSQKSVSENGQPSLITFSEKSSYKETDYNTVFKEQLGLKENQSFSKVKKESDKEGFTHEKFQLYEQGVKVEFANYTIHSKGGKVVSMNGEFYALENVKTTPKLSSQAAFDKAIAYTGAKQYLWETPADAAAMDYKKPKGELVLLPSMDDQGKERKTDKVRLAYKFDIYATKPLSRGDLYIDAQTGEALFYNATIKHLGENSHGRFISAAAKEQNKNATSKMAIVAANAATRYSGTQTIQTTLSGSSYILSDGTRGNGVQTYNSAKTATYPTTNFTDADNNWTAAEYNNTNKDNGALDAHWGAEMTYDYWSAVHGRNSYDNAGAKIKSYVHYNLVAAGYPDNNNAFWNGSVMTYGDGTGTGGFDILTALDVAGHEIGHAVCTYTANLAYQKESGAMNEAFSDIWGACIEYRAAPTKSTWLVGEDIERRSGHLALRSMSDPNSEGQPDTYGGTYWVNVNCTPTNNNDQCGVHTNSGVLNHWFYILSVGKSGTNDIGNAYNVTGITIDKAAKIAFRLESVYLTSNSTYANARTSGIQSAIDLYGAGSAEVIATTNAFYAVGVGAAYSGSTDTVAPSAPTALAAAGTTGSSTNLTWTASTDNVAVTGYDIYQGATLKGSSTTTSYTVTGLTALTAYTFTVKAKDAAGNVSAASNAVNVTTTAASVTYCTSKGNSATDERISKVVFGTINKTSTATTGYEDFTATSTNAARGTAYTITITPTWTSSVYSEGYAVFIDYNQDGDFSDSGETVYTKAASTASTATGSITIPATATLGTTRLRVSMKYNAIPTSCESFSYGQVEDYTINITASGAIASEDIAAGLVETVETSSFALYPNPVGGELNVSFANSEGYSFRIINTLGQQLKTGQLSGNLVDVSNLSTGIYIIELNKGDKRIVKKFVKK
- a CDS encoding CoA transferase subunit B; the encoded protein is MLTKEDIAKRIAKEVKDRYFVNLGIGIPTLVANYVREDIAVEFQSENGVLGMGPFPFAGEEDADIINAGKQTITTLPGASFFDSAFSFGMIRSQKVDLTILGAMEVSENGDIANWKIPGKMVKGMGGAMDLVASAENIIVAMMHVNKSGESKILKKCTLPLTGVGCVKKVVTELAVLEVTEKGFKLLERAPGISVEHIIASTEAELIIEGDIPEMDIR
- the bla gene encoding class A beta-lactamase, subclass A2, producing the protein MKRFSVILFSFLSFQMFAQTTNELRQQLNQIIASKNATVGISIKSIEDKDTLSINGNLKAPLMSVFKFHIALAVLNLVDEGKLSLTQEIFVKKRDLHEDTWSPMKEDYPDGNVKLTLDKILRYTVSHSDNNGCDILIDLVGGTKVVQKFINKQGIKDFVIKVNEEQMKNWKNLYINTTTPLAATQLLEKFYKGEILKEATTKYLYQIMVETSRGLTWLKAGLPENTELAHRTGISGTNDANLRVAMNDIGIVKLPNGKHFIISVFLKNITESKEDTEKIIADIARATWNYFTKNEKTN